From the genome of Spinacia oleracea cultivar Varoflay chromosome 2, BTI_SOV_V1, whole genome shotgun sequence, one region includes:
- the LOC110797615 gene encoding early nodulin-93, producing MAKNVAESPLERSSLVSLDQRLAMAKRCSYDGAVAGAKAAVVAGFAAAVPTIASARKLSWAKANLNPTAQALIISTVAGAAYFIVADKTVLKSARKNSFNQAGVGA from the exons atGGCCAAAAATGTTGCAGAATCACCCTTGGAGAGGTCTAGCTTGGTCTCACTTGACCAAAGGCTAGCCATGGCTAAACGTTGTTCATATG ATGGTGCTGTTGCTGGAGCCAAGGCTGCTGTTGTTGCTGGATTTGCTGCAGCCGTCCCAACT ATAGCAAGTGCAAGAAAGCTTTCTTGGGCAAAAGCCAATCTCAACCCCACTGCTCAAGCCCTCATAATTTCAACTG TGGCTGGAGCAGCATATTTCATAGTAGCTGATAAAACTGTACTGAAATCAGCACGCAAAAACTCCTTCAATCAAGCTGGGGTAGGAGCTTAA
- the LOC110797609 gene encoding early nodulin-93 yields the protein MGKNVAHSLSEASPDQRLAMAKQYSHEGVVAGAKAAVFAGVLTAIPTIGSARKFPWARANLNYTAQALIISTVAGAAYFIVADKTILKSARRNSFHQDEEEMQNLGA from the exons ATGGGAAAAAATGTTGCACACTCTCTATCAGAGGCCTCACCAGACCAGAGGCTAGCCATGGCCAAACAATACTCTCATG AGGGTGTTGTAGCTGGAGCGAAGGCTGCCGTTTTCGCCGGAGTTCTTACTGCCATCCCAACT ATAGGAAGTGCTAGAAAGTTTCCATGGGCAAGGGCCAATCTCAACTACACTGCTCAAGCTCTTATTATTTCTACCG TGGCAGGAGCAGCATATTTCATAGTAGCTGACAAAACAATTCTGAAATCGGCACGCCGCAACTCCTTCCACCAAGATGAAGAAGAGATGCAGAATCTTGGAGCTTAA
- the LOC110797614 gene encoding pentatricopeptide repeat-containing protein At1g08070, chloroplastic yields MKMAILISTSPLISPLHFLPNSDPPYNLLQLQPSLSLFHKCKNIQTLKQIHSQIIKTGLHNTQFALSKLIEFCAVNPSGDLSYALSIFESMDNPNTLVWNTLIRGQSLSSSPMGALDLYIRMLFSDVEPNSYTFPFIFKCCAKLGKTREGKQIHGHVLKFGLDSDAFVHTSLINMYAQNGELDCARKVFDKSHLRDPVSFTALISGYASKGYLDDARKLFDEIPVKDVVSWNAMIAGYVQSDQFDKSIEFFQEMLRAEVMPNESTMLSVLSACAQSGNLELGKWVRSWIEENSLGTKLRLVNALIDMYAKCGDLEKAWTLFEGLHQKDLISWNVMIGGYTHGSYYKEALSLFREMLELQVVPNDVTFLSVLPACAHLGALDYGKWIHAYIDRNFNHLTNIALSTSLINMYAKCGDIEAAKQVFDRMKSKSLASWNALISGLAMHGDATHALDLFLRMVDEGFRPDDITFVGVLSACTQAGLVDHGRKYFNSMIQDYKISPKLHHYGCMIDLLGRAGLFDEAEAIMDTMPMEPDGAIWGSLLAACKLHKKVEMAEKVANHLFELEPNNPGPYVLLSNTYATASRWDDVARVRMRLNDLGMKKVPGCTSIEIDSIVHEFLVGDKLHPQSKAIYEMVNEVDKLLALNGHVPDTSEVLYDMDEDWKEGALSHHSERLAIAYGLISTKPGTMIRIVKNLRVCGNCHSATKLISKIFNREIIARDRNRFHHFKDGQCSCQDQW; encoded by the coding sequence ATGAAAATGGCGATACTCATTTCCACTTCACCCTTAATTTCCCCACTCCATTTTCTCCCAAATTCAGACCCTCCTTACAATCTTCTTCAATTGCAACCTTCTCTTTCCCTCTTCCACAAATGCAAGAACATCCAAACCCTAAAAcaaatccactctcaaatcatCAAAACTGGCCTACACAACACCCAATTTGCTCTTAGCAAGCTCATCGAATTCTGCGCTGTTAATCCTTCAGGGGATCTGTCTTACGCGCTTTCTATATTCGAATCAATGGATAATCCCAATACTCTGGTTTGGAACACTCTGATTAGAGGGCAATCTTTGAGTTCTTCTCCAATGGGTGCTTTGGATTTGTACATTCGTATGCTTTTTTCGGATGTGGAGCCGAATTCCTAcacttttccttttattttcaagtGTTGCGCGAAATTGGGGAAGACACGGGAAGGGAAACAGATTCATGGTCATGTTTTGAAGTTCGGGCTTGATTCGGATGCTTTTGTACATACTTCTTTAATCAATATGTATGCTCAAAATGGGGAGTTAGACTGTGCACGCAAAGTGTTTGATAAAAGTCACCTTAGAGATCCTGTTTCCTTTACGGCGCTTATTTCTGGGTATGCGTCAAAGGGTTATTTAGATGATGCACGCAAACTGTTCGATGAAATTCCTGTTAAGGATGTTGTGTCATGGAATGCTATGATTGCAGGGTATGTACAGAGCGACCAATTCGATAAGTCAATAGAATTTTTCCAAGAGATGTTGAGAGCAGAGGTTATGCCGAATGAGAGTACAATGCTTAGTGTTCTCTCGGCATGCGCTCAGTCGGGTAATCTTGAGTTAGGGAAGTGGGTTAGGTCTTGGATTGAGGAAAATAGCCTGGGAACAAAGCTTCGGCTTGTTAACGCGCTCATTGACATGTATGCAAAGTGTGGTGATCTCGAAAAAGCATGGACTTTGTTCGAGGGATTACATCAGAAAGACCTAATCTCATGGAATGTGATGATTGGCGGGTACACTCATGGGAGCTATTACAAAGAAGCTTTGAGTTTGTTCAGAGAAATGTTAGAACTTCAAGTTGTGCCAAATGATGTGACTTTCTTAAGTGTTCTTCCAGCTTGTGCCCATTTAGGCGCCCTTGATTATGGCAAATGGATTCATGCTTATATAGACCGAAATTTCAATCACTTAACTAACATTGCTCTTTCGACAAGCCTGATTAACATGTACGCGAAATGTGGTGATATAGAGGCCGCCAAACAAGTATTTGATAGAATGAAATCCAAAAGCCTTGCTTCTTGGAACGCGTTGATATCTGGGCTAGCAATGCATGGAGATGCAACCCATGCCCTTGATCTTTTCTTAAGGATGGTGGATGAAGGATTCAGGCCGGATGATATAACATTTGTGGGTGTTTTATCAGCTTGTACTCAAGCTGGTTTGGTAGATCATGGTCGgaaatatttcaattcaatGATCCAAGATTATAAGATTTCACCAAAACTGCATCACTATGGTTGCATGATTGATCTACTTGGTCGAGCAGGATTGTTTGACGAAGCAGAGGCCATAATGGATACTATGCCAATGGAGCCAGATGGTGCTATATGGGGTTCTCTTCTTGCAGCTTGCAAACTCCACAAGAAGGTCGAAATGGCTGAAAAAGTCGCCAACCATCTTTTCGAGCTAGAACCTAATAACCCGGGGCCTTATGTGCTTCTCTCAAATACCTATGCTACCGCGAGTAGATGGGATGATGTAGCTAGAGTTAGAATGAGATTAAACGATTTAGGAATGAAGAAAGTCCCAGGGTGTACTTCTATTGAGATAGATAGCATTGTTCATGAGTTTCTTGTTGGCGATAAATTGCATCCACAGAGCAAAGCAATCTATGAGATGGTGAATGAAGTAGATAAGCTCTTAGCCTTAAATGGACATGTCCCTGATACATCTGAGGTTCTTTATGACATGGATGAGGACTGGAAAGAAGGAGCATTAAGCCATCATAGTGAAAGGTTAGCAATAGCTTACGGGTTGATTAGCACGAAACCCGGGACAATGATTAGGATTGTTAAGAACTTAAGGGTATGTGGAAATTGTCATTCAGCTACAAAGCTCATATCAAAGATCTTCAACAGGGAGATCATTGCCAGAGATCGAAATCGTTTCCATCATTTCAAAGATGGCCAATGTTCATGTCAAGACCAATGGTGA